The DNA region GGGGCGTCTGTTGGCCAATACAACGCACCGCCTGCCGGTGCGGGTTGATCAGCACCCCGGACAAGCCCTTTTGCGACGTATCGAACAGCACCAGCACGCCATCAATGCATTGCGCGACTTCGGCGGCAGGCGTTGCGGCAATCTTGTACTCCTCGCCCGGCACACTCTTGAGCAGCGTGAACTCACTCAGCAACAGCGCGTCTTCCGGCTTCGCGAAGTGCAGATAGCCGTAATACCACAGGCAACCGACCGTGCCGATAATCGCGCCAATGCCGCTCAGGATCATACCGTTGACGTTCCGGTCGTGGCTCATTGCGCTGGCGCTGTTGCAGGGGTTGAAGCTGGGGCTTGATCTGGATAGTTGGGCACTTCCGCCAGGCGACGCAGGCCATTGAAGTGTGTCGGGTCGTCCAGATAGCGCAGCATGACCTGACGCCAGAGCGGGTCGGCGAAGGTCTGCACGTGTTCGCCCCGGGTCAGTTGCAGGACACGCGGTGGCGGCGCGGCCTTGTACAGTTCGATGCCGTTGGCGAGTGGCACCAGGGTGTCGTCCATGCTGTGGAAGATCAGCATCGGCGTACCGGCCAGTTGCGGCAGGCCGTTGACCGCGCTGTCGGCATCCGGGATCAGCCATGACAGCGGGGTTTTCAAAGGCCAGGTCAGCCAGGAACTGCTCAGCGAGTTGCGCGCGACGCTGCGATAACTGGCGGGCACGCTGTCCAGCACCAGCGCCTTCACTCGGGCGCGTTCTTGCGGATGCTCTGACAGGTAATGCACTGCCAACGCACCACCGATGCTTTGCCCCAGTACCACAAGGGGTTTGCCTTGCACCTGAGGTGCAGTGTTCAGCCAGTCGAAGGCGGCTTGTACGTCCTGATAGATCGCCGGAAGGCTGGGCTCGCCCTGCGACTCGCCATAGCCACGATAATCAACCATCAGTACTTGATAACCCTGCTCGGGCAGCCACCAGACTCCGCCAAGATGCCACGCCAGATTGCCACCGTTACCATGCAGGTGCAGGACCGTGCCCTTGACGGGTACACCCTCTTTGGCAGGCAGCCACCAGCCACGCAGACGCGTACCGTCGGCGGCGGTGAGGCTCACATCCTGATACTGCAGGCGCGCCTTGTCCGGCGTGAACGGTACGCCACGTTCGGGATAGAACAGCATGGAGCTGCAGCCGGTGAGCGCGAGGATCAGGGTGAGGATGCCGAGCAGTTTCAAATGGGGCGTTCCTTGTGGGTTTGTGATTACCGACTCTTCTGCCACCTCTCGTTCCTCACGCTCCAGCGCGGGAATGTCTTTCGTGACGTTACGCGTCACACAGCAGTTCTGCGATGTCAGTGATGTTTGTTTTCGGCTCAAGGCACCTTTTCGCCCCTTTTCTCGTTCCCACGCTCCGCGTGGTAATGCATTTCGTGACGCTCTGCGTCACATTGCAGCCACGGGGCACCGTTTAATCCGGCCCTGGATACATCAGTGCCAAAGCTTGGGACTGTTTACGTTTGATACCGCGCAAGACTGCAGATTTGTGACGCGGAGCGTCACCCAATGCATGCCAACGCGGAGCATTGGCACGATAGTCAAAACAGACCTGCGTATAACGACGATCGAAGCCTACAAAATATTCGAGTAATCCGCCTCGATGCGGTCCAGGCTCAGGTGGTTGAGGAAGTTGGAGAAGCACATCCAGGCCGACAGGGCGTTCATGTCGCGGAACTGGTCGGGCAGGTATTTGGGGGCGACCACCAGGCCTTCATCCACCAGTTGCCGCAGGGTGCGCATGTCTTCCAGCGTGGTCTTGCCGCAGAACAGCAGGGGCACCTGTTCGAGCTTGCCCTTGCGCACGGCCAGCTGGATGTAGTTGTAGACCATGATGAAACCCTTCAGGTACGAAAGGTCTTTGGTGAACGGCAGCCCGTTCGGCACCGAGCCGCGGAACACTCGACTGGCATTGCCGTAGCTTTCCGACATGCCAAAGCCCTGCTCGCGATAGAACCCGAAAACATCCAGAAAATCAGCGCCCTGTTCGGCCATGTGAATGGCTCGCGTGCGGTTGGTCAGCTTGCGCAGGCGGCTGGGATAGGACGCGAAGGCGATGACTTCCATGAGTATCGCCAGGCCTTCCTGAGTGACAGTCGACGACGGCGGCCCCTTGGACAGGAAGGTACAGATCGGCTGGTTCTGCCCGTTGAGTGTGGTGCCGACATGTACCAGCCCCTCATGCACTTCCAGCGCACGCACGTCACGCTCGTTAAACATCGCGTCACTGCGGATCTTGATGTAATCGGCCCCCGCAGCGGCGTCGGCAACGATGCCGTCGGACTCGAAAACCCGGATGGTCTCTTCGGCCTCACCGAACACCCGGTTCAGGCGCGACTGCAACAAGCCCACTGCGTCTTTGGCCGTGAGGATTTTCGGTTCGTCCTTGAGGTCACCGCGCCCGGCGATGTTGTTCAGGTAATCCGAAAGCATCAGCCCGAGGTCGGCCAGCGTCGGGTCACCGGCGTGGAAGGCATCGGACGCCGAGCCGTAGAGTTCCTGAGAAATCAGCCCGAAATCCGACGTGCCACGCGCTTCGAGCATGCGCACCACCATGCGGTATTCCCGGCACATGCGGCGCATGATCTGCCCGACCGGGTTGAACTGCCCCAATTGACGCGTGACGTCGCGCTCGATGTTCTGAAACTCCTGCTTCAAGGCAGCCGAATCAAACCCCAACGGACGGCTCTCGTAATACGCGCGATTCACAGCAGGCAGCGCCTTACCATCGGCAGCCAGAAACTCCTGGCGAATGGTGTCGTCCCACTTCACTGCATCCAGAATGCGGATCGGTGTCTGTGCAACGACGATCCGATCCGACAACGCACGAATAGTCTGTTGATACTCGTCCACCGGGTACTCCTTGGCTGACGGGCTTTCGCCCTGATGCAGGTCGCGCACAAAAAATGCGTCACCTCTGGAAAAATATCTGAAAAGGCCGGATCGTCAAGGTAATCAGCGCCTTATCCATGCAAACGTGCAAGCAGCATCCTACTCTCGTAACGGCTGAGGCGTGCCCAGCACCAAGCGCAATTGACGCATGAGAATACAGAGCATTTCCTCATCCGCCTGACGCTCCGGCCCACGCAACAGGCCCTGGTACTCCATGCGGCGGATGAGCCCGGTCAATACTTGGGCATCCTGATGCGGCTGCAACGAGCCGATCACCTGGAAAAACTGACAACTGCCCTGCAACAGAATTTCCTGATGAGCCATTACCAACGGCGTCAGACGCGGGTTGATCAGCGCCTCGTGGTAAAACGCCTGCTCGGCGATCAGATAATCCCGACGAGTCAGCAACTGATGCCGAAGGTACTCCATCACCATACGCGCGATGTCATCGGCCAGTCGAAAGCGATCGGTCGGACTGCCGGAACTGCGGCTCATCATCTCGCGCAGGATCACTTCGGTGTTCTGCCAGAGCATGGCCAGGTAATCGGCACTGCGCTGCACATACTGGGCGAAGGCATCGGTCAGCAGGTCATTGATGTCCTTGAAATAGTAGGTCGTCGCCGACAACGGCACGCCAGCCTCGGTGGCCACTGCACGGTGGCGCACGGCCCGTACGCCGTCACGCACGACAATGCGCATGGCGGCATCCAGAATCACTTGCCTGCGCTGCTCACTGCCCTGGCGGGCGGTCTTGCGGCCCTGGTACTTGATACTTTTGGCTACGGCGCTTGCTACGCTGGCAGCGCCTTCTCTGGCGATGGTCAAAACAGCTTCCTTTTCAATGTCTTGAAAAAACCTTAAAAAAAAGCCGCCCATCGAAGGCGGCTGTTTTCTGTACCGGTTACGCTTGTGGGCGCATATGCGGGAAGAGGATCACATCCCGGATCGACGGTGAGTCGGTGAGCAGCATCACCAGACGATCAATACCGATCCCTTCACCCGCCGTCGGCGGCATGCCATATTCCAGCGCACGTACAAAGTCGGCGTCGTAGTGCATGGCTTCGTCATCACCGGCGTCCTTGTCGGCTACTTGTGCCTGGAAGCGTTCGGCCTGATCTTCGGCATCGTTGAGCTCGGAGTAGGCGTTGGCGATTTCGCGGCCGCCGATGAACAGCTCGAAACGGTCGGTGACGTTCGGGTTGTCGTCGTTGCGACGGGCCAGCGGCGACACTTCGAACGGGTACTGGGTGATGAAGTGCGGCTGCTCCAGCTTGTGCTCCACCAGCTCTTCGAAAATCATCACCTGCAATTTGCCCAGACCTTCGAAGCCCAGCACTTTCGCACCGGCCTTTTTGGCGATGGCGCGTGCCTTGTCGACATCCTGCAGATCGGCTGCGGTCAGCTCAGGGTTGTACTTGAGGATCGAATCGAACACCGACAGGCGCACGAACGGTTCGCCGAAATGAAACACCTTGTCGCCATAAGGCACGTCGGTGCTGCCCAGAACCAGTTCCGCCAGTTCGCGGAACAGTTCCTCGGTGAGGTCCATGTTGTCTTCGTAGTCAGCGTAGGCCTGGTAGAACTCGAGCATGGTGAACTCGGGGTTGTGCCGGGTCGAAACGCCTTCGTTACGGAAGTTGCGGTTGATCTCGAACACCTTTTCAAAACCGCCAACCACCAGACGCTTGAGGTACAGCTCAGGCGCGATGCGCAGGAACATTTCCAGGTCCAGCGCATTGTGGTGGGTTTCGAACGGTTTGGCTGCCGCACCGCCTGGAATGGTCTGCAACATCGGCGTTTCGACTTCGAGGAAGTCACGCTTCATCAGGAAGCTGCGGATGTGGGCGATGACCTGCGAGCGGACGCGGAAGGTTTCGCGCACGTCTTCGTTGACGATCAGGTCGACGTAGCGCTGGCGGTAGCGCTGCTCGGTGTCGGTCAGGCCGTGGTGCTTGTCAGGCAGCGGACGCAGTGACTTGGTCAGCAGGCGCACGCTGGTCATTTCGACGTACAGGTCGCCCTTGCCGGAACGCGCCAGCGTGCCTTCGGCAGCAATGATGTCCCCCAGGTCCCAGGTTTTCACCTCGGCCAGGGTTTCTTCAGGCAGGGTCTTGCGATTGACATAGACCTGAATGCGTCCGGTCATGTCCTGAATGACCATGAACGAGCCACGGTTGAGCATGATACGACCGGCAACCTTGACCGGAATCGCTGCCTCTGCCAGTTCTTCCTTGGTCTTGTCGACGTACTGTTTCTGCAAGTCGTTGCAGTAGCTGTCGCGGCGGAAGTCGTTGGGGAAGGCCTGACCCTTGGCACGGCCGGCAGCAAGCTTTTCCTTGCGCAAGGCGATCAGGGTGTTTTCTTCCTGTTGCAGGGCTTGCGGGTCGAGTTGTTGGTCGCTCATGTCTTTAGATATTCCATCACAGGTTCGCCCTCGCGTCGCGGCGAGGGGCTTGAGGTGTCGGCTGGCGGTTTACAGCCCTTGCTTGAGACTTGCGATCAGGTATTCGTCGATATCGCCGTCCAGCACCTTGTCGCAGTCGCTGCGTTCGATGTTGGTTCGCAGGTCCTTGATGCGCGAGGCGTCCAGTACATAGGAGCGAATCTGATGACCCCAGCCGATGTCGGATTTGGTGTCTTCAAGCGCCTGGGACGCTGCGTTGCGCTTCTGCACTTCCTGCTCGTACAAACGGGCCCGCAGCATTTTCATGGCGGTGTCCTTGTTCGCATGCTGGGAACGCTCGTTCTGGCAGCTGACCACCGTATTGGTCGGAACGTGGGTGATACGTACCGCCGAGTCGGTGGTGTTTACGTGCTGACCACCGGCCCCGGAGGAGCGGTAGGTGTCGATGCGCAGGTCCGACGGGTTGATGTCGATTTCGATGTTGTCATCGATTTCCGGCGAAACGAACACGGCCGAGAACGAGGTATGGCGGCGGTTGCCGGAGTCGAACGGGCTTTTGCGCACCAGGCGATGAACGCCGATCTCGGTGCGCAACCAGCCAAAGGCGTATTCGCCCTTGATATGCACGGTAGCGCCTTTGATACCGGCGACTTCACCGGCAGACAGTTCCATGATGGTGGCGTCGAAACCGCGCTTGTCGGCCCAGCGCAGGTACATGCGCAGCAGGATGTTGGCCCAGTCCTGCGCTTCGGTGCCGCCGGAACCGGCCTGGATGTCCAGGTAGGCGTTGTTGGGGTCCATCTCGCCGCTGAACATGCGACGGAATTCGAGCTTTTCCAGCGACGCACGCAGGCGCTCGACTTCGGCGGCGACGTCATCGACGGCAGCCTGGTCTTCTTCTTCAGCGGACATCAGCAGCAGGTCTTTGGCATCGACCAGCCCGGAAGACATTTCGTCGAGGGTTTCCACGATCTGCGCCAGCAGGGAACGCTCGCGCCCCAGTTCCTGGGCGTAGGCCGGGTTGTTCCAGACGTTTGGATCTTCCAGCTCGCGGTTTACTTCGGTCAGACGATCATGTTTGTGATCGTAGTCAAAGATACCCCCGAATGGTTTCGGAGCGTTCGGACAAATCCTTGATGCTGTTTAGGATCGGGTTGATTTCCATGGTAGGCAGCACTCGCAGGCGAAATTTTCAAAGCCGACGAGTATACCCCAGGCGCGGTAACGAAAGCAGCCCGTCGAGCGGGCCTTGTGCGGCCTATTTTAACGGTGCAGGAGGCTTCAGCCCATTGCCACCTGGTTACGTCCATTGTTCTTGGCCTGATAAAGCCCTTTGTCGGCGTCCAGAATCAACTGGCGACTGGTCATGTCCAGCTGCGGCGTTACGGTGGCAACGCCGATACTGATCGTCAGGCTCGACCCTGGCGTCGGCGCGATGTGCGGAATATTCATGCCCGCCACGCTTTGGCGCAGCTTCTCTGCCAGCAGGCGTGCACCGCCGGGTGAGGTATTGGGCAGCACCATCGAGAACTCTTCACCCCCGTAGCGTGCCGGCAGATCAGACGGACGACTGCAACTGTTACGGATGGCCTTGGCCACTTGCCGCAACGCTTCGTCGCCCTCCAGATGGCCGAAGTTATCGTTGTAGGCCTTGAAGTAGTCCACATCGATCATCAGCAGTGACAGCTGGGTCTGGTCACGTACCGCCCTTCGCCACTCCAGCTCCAGGTATTCATCGAAATGACGACGGTTCGACAGCCCGGTCAGGCCGTCGGAGTTCATCAGGCGCTGCAACACCAGATTGGTGTCGAGCAACTGCTGCTGGCTGACCCGCAAGGCGCGGTAGGCTTCATCACGCTGCAACAGCGTCATGTAAGAGCGTGAGTGGTAACGGATGCGCGCGACCAGTTCGATGTTGTCCGGCAGCTTGACCAGATAGTCGTTGGCACCGGCGGTGAACGCCGCGCTCTTGATCAACGGATCTTCCTTGGTGGAGAGCACGATGATCGGGATGTCGCGGGTCAGCGGGTTGCTGCGGTATTCACGCACCAGCGTCAAACCGTCCAGCCCCGGCATGACCAGGTCCTGAAGAATGACGGTCGGCTTGAGCTGCACGGCCTGGGCAACCGCCTGATGCGGATCGGCACAAAAATGGAAGTCGATCGAATCGTGACCGGCCAGACCACGCCGAACCGCCTCGCCAATCATGGCCTGATCGTCAACCAGCAGCACCATCGCATTGTTTTCGTCCGGGGCTTTGATGTCGTCCATTGGCCCATCATGCATAAAGTTTCTCCTGGTCTCCGACTGCCATCTGGATCAGTGGGTCAGTCATTGAATAAATACCTCGATCAAGCGAGGTGCAATAGCAGGCAGCGAGTGAATTTCAACGGCGGCATCAATCGCGGCGGCGGCCTTGGGCATGCCGTACACCGCAGAGCTGGCCTGATCCTGAGCGATGGTCAGAAACCCCCGCTCGCGCATGGCCTTGAGCCCCTGCGCACCGTCGCGACCCATGCCGGTCAGTAAAACACCCACGGCATCGCCCCCCCAATAACGGGTCACGCTCTCGAAGAACACGTCGATTGAAGGCCTGTATATTTCATTCACCGGTTCCGCGGTATAAGCCAACGTACCGTCTTTCAACAAACGAATATGGTGATTGGTGCCCGCCAGCAGCACGACACCGGGCTGCGGAGTTTCACCCTCGCGAGCCAGCCGGACCGGCACGCCGGAGACGGAACACAGCCAGTCGGCCATGCCGGCCGCGAACACCTGATCAACATGCTGCACCAGCACGATGGCTGGAGAGAAATTTGCCGGCAACGCTTTGAGCAGGACTTCCAGCGCAGCCGGGCCTCCCGCCGAAGAACCGATGGCCACCAGCCGTTCGCGCCTGGTTGTCTCGCGCATCGGCGAGGCCACAACCTGCTCGCGATTGCTGCGCTGGCCCATCAGCCATTCGATATTGAGCACCTTGCGCAACAGCGGCATGGCGGCCTCCTTAGGGTTGGGACCACCAATGGCCGGCGTGTCCACCACATCCAGCGCGCCATGGCCCATGGCTTCGAAGACGCGACGCATATTCTGCTCGCGATCAACCGTGACGATGACGATAGCGCACGGCGTTTCGGCCATGATCCGGCGCGTGGCCTCCACGCCATCCATCACCGGCATGATCAGGTCCATGAGGATCAGGTCCGGGATCTGCTCCCTGCAACGCTGTACCGCTTCGGCGCCATTGGCTGCCACCCAGACGATCTTGTGTGCGGGTTCAAAGGCCAGCGCTCGACGCAGGGCCTCGATGGCCATGGGCATGTCATTGACAATGGCAATCTTCATGCTTGTGCGTCCCCTATGAGTTCGGCGACAGCGTCTAGCAAGGCATCGTCATGGAAGCTGGCCTTGGCCAGATAATAGTCGGCTCCGGCGTCCAGGCCGCGACGCCGGTCTTCTTCGCGGTCCTTGTAGGAAACCACCATGACCGGCAGCGACTGCAAACGTGTGTCGCGGCGCAGCAGGGTCACCAGCTCGATGCCGTCCATGCGCGGCATATCGATGTCGGTGATAAGCAGGTCGAAGTCCTCGGCACGCAAGGCATTCCAGCCATCCATACCGTCCACCGCCACCGTCACTTCATAGCCACGGCCCACCAGCAACTTGCGCTCCAGTTCGCGAACGGTCAGCGAGTCATCGACCACCAGTACTCGTTTACGCGCCACATGATCCGTCTGACGATTGCGCCGGTCGATGCGTTCCAGCCGCCCGGTGTTCAGCAGTTTTTCAACTGAGCGCAGCATGTCTTCGACGTCGATGATCAGCACCACCGAGCCGTCATCGAGCAGCGCGCCCGCCGAAACGTCCTGAACCTTGCCCAGACGCGCATCCAGCGGCATGACCACCAATGTGCGCTCGCCGATGAAACGCTCGACGGCGACCCCATAAACTGCATCGCGCTCGCGGATCACCACGACCTTGAGCGCTTCTGCGGGATTCTGGGCAGGCGGCCGATTCAACAACTGGCTGGCCGAGACCAGACCGACATGGCGCTCTTCGTCCCAGAAATGCTGACGCCCTTCAAGCTGCACGATTTCATCGGGCTGCAAATCGCGCATACGTTCGATGTGGGCCAACGGGAAGGCATAAGCTTCGCCGCCCACCTCCACGACCAGACTGCGCACCACCGACAGCGTCAACGGCATTTCAATCCTGAAACGACTGCCCTCGCCCGCCCATTGCTGCAGCTCGACGCTACCGTGCAACTGGCGAACCATATGCTGCACAGCATCCAGGCCCACGCCACGTCCGGAAATCTGCGTGACCTTGTCACGCATGCTGAAGCCCGGCAGGAACAAAAAGCTCAACAGTTCCTCTTCACTCAACTGCTCGGCGGTTTCCAACGGCGAGAGTTTGCGCTCGACGATGCTTTGCCGCAGGCGCTCCAGGTCCACGCCGCCGCCGTCGTCGCTCAACTCGACCACCAGCAACCCGGCCTGGTGCGAGGCCTGCAAACGGATCAGGCCTTCGGCAGCCTTGCCCGCTGCAGCTCGCCGCTCGGGAGATTCGATACCGTGATCCACTGCATTACGCAGCAGATGGGTCAATGGCGCTTCGAGCTTTTCCAGCACGTCGCGGTCGACCTGGGTCTTTTCGCCTTCAATCTGCAAACGGACCTGTTTGCCCAGCTCGCGACCCAGATCGCGGACCATCCGTGCCTGACCGGTCAGCACATCCGCAAAGGGCCGCATGCGGCAGGCCAGCGCCGTGTCGTACAACAATTGAGCGCGTTGCGCCGACTGCCAGCCGAATTCATCCAGCTCAGCCGTCTGCTGCACCAGCACATGCTGTGCCTGGGACAGCAGACTGCGAGCGTCTTCAAGGGCTTTCTGTATATCGGCTGAGGGGCCTGCTTCGCCAAAACTGGCGCCCAGTACTTCCAGCGCACGGTCGCTGCTGCTCTGCAAACGCTTGAGGCGTTGCATGCCTGCCAGCAGCGGCTTGAGTCGTTGAGTCTCGACCAGCGATTTACTGGACATGTCGAGCAGCCCGTTCAGGCGCTCGGCGGTGACCCGCAGCACCCGCTCGCCACCTTCGACAGCCCGTCGCTCACGCAGCGGGGAGAAAGGGGCTTCCGGCTCAGGCACCGAGGCGCTCACCGAAGTGGCTGCCGCGGGCGCCTGTAACGCTGGATCAGCGAGCGCCGGTGCAGCGGCGGGTAGCGACCCCAACTGCTGCATCGCGATGGCCAGCAGCGGGTCTATCGACGGCTCCGCCAGTGGCGTCGTGAGCGTGCGCGCGGCACCTGCACCGGAAGCCAGGAGTGTATTGAGTCTGTCTACATAAGCGTCGATATCGGCCTGAGTGACACTGGCGCCGCCCGGCGTGGCAATCCGCATCAGCAGATCAGTGCCCGACAGCAGCGCATCGATGTGCTCGGGCTGTAAAAGCAGCCGTCCTTCCTGAGCGCTGACCAGGCAATCTTCCATGACATGCGCCACGCTGACGCCGAAATCGACGCCAACAATCCGTGCCGCGCCCTTGAGCGAATGCGCTGCACGCATGCAGGCTTCCAGTTGGTCCGCCTGGGTGGGGTTGCGCTCCAGCGCGAGCAGGCCTGCACTCAAGACCTGAGTCTGCGCATCGGCTTCCAGCGTGAACAGTTCAAACAACGAGGCGTCACGCATCTGATCTGGCGTCATGTAAGGCTCCGGTGAACCGCCGACAACAACTGATCTTCGTCCAGCCAGCGCAGGCTGCGACCCTGCCATTGCAGCACGCCCCGGGTGAAGCGCGCATTGGCATGCGTACCGGAAGCCGAGGCGGCTTCCAGTTCACGTTCATCAATGGCATGAATGCCATCGACCTCATCAACCGGCACGACCACCGGCCCGCCCTCGGCCGCGACGATCAGCATGCGCGGCACCACTCGCGCAGACGGGGAAGGCACAGCGTGGCTGTCCAGGCCGAGCAACTCGACCAGCGAGATGCACGCAACCAGCGCGCCGCGCACATTGGCGACACCGAGCATCGCACGCGAGCGCTGATGGGGCAGCGAGTGGATGGTCTGGTGCAGTGCAACCTCGGACAGGCAACGGGAAACCAGCCCCAGCCACTCGTCACCGAGGCGAAAGACCAGAATCGAACGGGTCTTGATGTCGCGCTGCAACACCGAACCCTGAAACTGCTCGTGGTGTTCCTGGGCCAGTGCATAGCGGTCCAGCAGGCGTGTGGCGGCTGCGGAATAAACCGCACAG from Pseudomonas syringae includes:
- a CDS encoding alpha/beta hydrolase — protein: MKLLGILTLILALTGCSSMLFYPERGVPFTPDKARLQYQDVSLTAADGTRLRGWWLPAKEGVPVKGTVLHLHGNGGNLAWHLGGVWWLPEQGYQVLMVDYRGYGESQGEPSLPAIYQDVQAAFDWLNTAPQVQGKPLVVLGQSIGGALAVHYLSEHPQERARVKALVLDSVPASYRSVARNSLSSSWLTWPLKTPLSWLIPDADSAVNGLPQLAGTPMLIFHSMDDTLVPLANGIELYKAAPPPRVLQLTRGEHVQTFADPLWRQVMLRYLDDPTHFNGLRRLAEVPNYPDQAPASTPATAPAQ
- a CDS encoding flavohemoglobin expression-modulating QEGLA motif protein, which produces MDEYQQTIRALSDRIVVAQTPIRILDAVKWDDTIRQEFLAADGKALPAVNRAYYESRPLGFDSAALKQEFQNIERDVTRQLGQFNPVGQIMRRMCREYRMVVRMLEARGTSDFGLISQELYGSASDAFHAGDPTLADLGLMLSDYLNNIAGRGDLKDEPKILTAKDAVGLLQSRLNRVFGEAEETIRVFESDGIVADAAAGADYIKIRSDAMFNERDVRALEVHEGLVHVGTTLNGQNQPICTFLSKGPPSSTVTQEGLAILMEVIAFASYPSRLRKLTNRTRAIHMAEQGADFLDVFGFYREQGFGMSESYGNASRVFRGSVPNGLPFTKDLSYLKGFIMVYNYIQLAVRKGKLEQVPLLFCGKTTLEDMRTLRQLVDEGLVVAPKYLPDQFRDMNALSAWMCFSNFLNHLSLDRIEADYSNIL
- a CDS encoding TetR/AcrR family transcriptional regulator, which codes for MGGFFLRFFQDIEKEAVLTIAREGAASVASAVAKSIKYQGRKTARQGSEQRRQVILDAAMRIVVRDGVRAVRHRAVATEAGVPLSATTYYFKDINDLLTDAFAQYVQRSADYLAMLWQNTEVILREMMSRSSGSPTDRFRLADDIARMVMEYLRHQLLTRRDYLIAEQAFYHEALINPRLTPLVMAHQEILLQGSCQFFQVIGSLQPHQDAQVLTGLIRRMEYQGLLRGPERQADEEMLCILMRQLRLVLGTPQPLRE
- the lysS gene encoding lysine--tRNA ligase — encoded protein: MSDQQLDPQALQQEENTLIALRKEKLAAGRAKGQAFPNDFRRDSYCNDLQKQYVDKTKEELAEAAIPVKVAGRIMLNRGSFMVIQDMTGRIQVYVNRKTLPEETLAEVKTWDLGDIIAAEGTLARSGKGDLYVEMTSVRLLTKSLRPLPDKHHGLTDTEQRYRQRYVDLIVNEDVRETFRVRSQVIAHIRSFLMKRDFLEVETPMLQTIPGGAAAKPFETHHNALDLEMFLRIAPELYLKRLVVGGFEKVFEINRNFRNEGVSTRHNPEFTMLEFYQAYADYEDNMDLTEELFRELAELVLGSTDVPYGDKVFHFGEPFVRLSVFDSILKYNPELTAADLQDVDKARAIAKKAGAKVLGFEGLGKLQVMIFEELVEHKLEQPHFITQYPFEVSPLARRNDDNPNVTDRFELFIGGREIANAYSELNDAEDQAERFQAQVADKDAGDDEAMHYDADFVRALEYGMPPTAGEGIGIDRLVMLLTDSPSIRDVILFPHMRPQA
- the prfB gene encoding peptide chain release factor 2 (programmed frameshift): MEINPILNSIKDLSERSETIRGYLDYDHKHDRLTEVNRELEDPNVWNNPAYAQELGRERSLLAQIVETLDEMSSGLVDAKDLLLMSAEEEDQAAVDDVAAEVERLRASLEKLEFRRMFSGEMDPNNAYLDIQAGSGGTEAQDWANILLRMYLRWADKRGFDATIMELSAGEVAGIKGATVHIKGEYAFGWLRTEIGVHRLVRKSPFDSGNRRHTSFSAVFVSPEIDDNIEIDINPSDLRIDTYRSSGAGGQHVNTTDSAVRITHVPTNTVVSCQNERSQHANKDTAMKMLRARLYEQEVQKRNAASQALEDTKSDIGWGHQIRSYVLDASRIKDLRTNIERSDCDKVLDGDIDEYLIASLKQGL
- a CDS encoding response regulator encodes the protein MHDGPMDDIKAPDENNAMVLLVDDQAMIGEAVRRGLAGHDSIDFHFCADPHQAVAQAVQLKPTVILQDLVMPGLDGLTLVREYRSNPLTRDIPIIVLSTKEDPLIKSAAFTAGANDYLVKLPDNIELVARIRYHSRSYMTLLQRDEAYRALRVSQQQLLDTNLVLQRLMNSDGLTGLSNRRHFDEYLELEWRRAVRDQTQLSLLMIDVDYFKAYNDNFGHLEGDEALRQVAKAIRNSCSRPSDLPARYGGEEFSMVLPNTSPGGARLLAEKLRQSVAGMNIPHIAPTPGSSLTISIGVATVTPQLDMTSRQLILDADKGLYQAKNNGRNQVAMG
- a CDS encoding chemotaxis response regulator protein-glutamate methylesterase; translated protein: MKIAIVNDMPMAIEALRRALAFEPAHKIVWVAANGAEAVQRCREQIPDLILMDLIMPVMDGVEATRRIMAETPCAIVIVTVDREQNMRRVFEAMGHGALDVVDTPAIGGPNPKEAAMPLLRKVLNIEWLMGQRSNREQVVASPMRETTRRERLVAIGSSAGGPAALEVLLKALPANFSPAIVLVQHVDQVFAAGMADWLCSVSGVPVRLAREGETPQPGVVLLAGTNHHIRLLKDGTLAYTAEPVNEIYRPSIDVFFESVTRYWGGDAVGVLLTGMGRDGAQGLKAMRERGFLTIAQDQASSAVYGMPKAAAAIDAAVEIHSLPAIAPRLIEVFIQ
- a CDS encoding chemotaxis protein CheW, with the translated sequence MTGQSGFSSLTHDQAQDIDDCWNRIGIHGDRSCPLLAEHIHCRNCAVYSAAATRLLDRYALAQEHHEQFQGSVLQRDIKTRSILVFRLGDEWLGLVSRCLSEVALHQTIHSLPHQRSRAMLGVANVRGALVACISLVELLGLDSHAVPSPSARVVPRMLIVAAEGGPVVVPVDEVDGIHAIDERELEAASASGTHANARFTRGVLQWQGRSLRWLDEDQLLSAVHRSLT